Proteins co-encoded in one Gemmatimonadales bacterium genomic window:
- a CDS encoding MBL fold metallo-hydrolase translates to MRLLLPALLAAASPAEAQSPTRAGASEQDYVAGRRLVDAAIRATGDSAALAALGTLTATFCARAVELGQSARPDAPYDTIRAAGRRIYDLAGRRYAQEWSTEFRGGIPLALHEVVTDSAAYSLDRRGGVPFTVAPSGLAASLRRVEDNSPYAPLVLLDRARRNATSIRIVHPAGSRSPNAVLFVDRATVTTLEIDPRTHLVVSAEALYDNWAVGLGTLRVEFLDYQRVGPVRLAARVRTSWQQGVLTDVVFAGVARTAAPPPEAFQPPSDSAHAVPIGGALHISIDSVAPHVFAVRFGQTAGPNFGYNPPFAYAQLLVELTDRLLLVDAPWSATVQQAVIDSVHRRFPAKPIALIAFTHYHSDHFGGLRAYLGGKTRFITTPGNRRFIERVATASHPLDSPGPGAASDAASRIETFTGTHSIADSAAPVDLHEVGGAHADEMVIAWLPRQHLLFTADLFGIFPEPGGPGGSYEAERALARYVLGQGWKVETVVSGHAAIVPGSVLGATLTQGSDTGRARQMGVPACPPGQRF, encoded by the coding sequence GTGCGCCTCCTTCTCCCAGCGCTGCTCGCCGCCGCCTCTCCGGCGGAGGCGCAGTCGCCCACGCGCGCCGGGGCGTCGGAGCAAGATTATGTGGCCGGCCGACGGCTGGTCGACGCGGCAATTCGGGCCACCGGTGACTCGGCGGCGCTCGCAGCCCTTGGGACCCTCACGGCCACCTTCTGCGCCAGGGCCGTGGAACTCGGTCAGAGCGCCCGCCCAGACGCTCCGTACGACACCATACGCGCGGCCGGCCGCCGAATCTATGATCTGGCGGGGCGGCGCTATGCTCAGGAGTGGTCCACCGAGTTCCGCGGTGGCATCCCACTCGCGCTTCACGAGGTGGTGACCGACAGCGCCGCGTACTCCCTCGATCGTCGCGGCGGCGTCCCATTCACGGTCGCTCCCAGCGGACTTGCGGCCAGCCTGCGGCGCGTCGAAGACAACTCCCCCTACGCTCCGCTCGTGCTGCTGGACCGCGCGCGCCGGAATGCCACGTCCATCAGGATCGTTCATCCAGCGGGGAGCCGGAGCCCGAACGCCGTGCTGTTTGTCGATCGTGCGACGGTGACTACGCTCGAGATCGATCCGCGAACCCATCTGGTCGTCAGCGCCGAAGCACTATACGACAATTGGGCGGTGGGGTTAGGGACGCTGCGGGTCGAGTTCCTCGACTATCAGCGCGTCGGCCCGGTCCGACTTGCGGCGCGCGTCAGAACCTCGTGGCAGCAGGGCGTGCTCACCGATGTGGTCTTCGCCGGAGTCGCGCGGACCGCGGCACCTCCTCCGGAGGCCTTCCAGCCCCCAAGCGACTCGGCCCACGCGGTGCCGATCGGTGGGGCATTGCATATCAGCATCGATTCCGTCGCACCGCACGTCTTTGCTGTCCGCTTCGGGCAGACGGCTGGTCCCAACTTCGGCTACAATCCGCCGTTCGCATATGCCCAGCTGCTCGTGGAGCTCACCGACCGGCTTCTCCTGGTCGACGCACCGTGGTCAGCCACCGTCCAGCAGGCGGTGATCGACTCGGTGCACCGTCGGTTCCCGGCCAAGCCCATCGCGCTCATAGCCTTCACCCACTATCACTCGGACCACTTCGGCGGGCTGCGCGCGTATCTGGGGGGCAAGACCAGGTTCATCACGACGCCCGGGAACCGGAGGTTCATCGAGCGGGTCGCTACGGCCTCCCATCCGTTGGACTCGCCGGGCCCAGGGGCGGCATCGGACGCCGCGTCTCGCATCGAGACCTTCACCGGGACGCACTCGATCGCCGACAGTGCCGCGCCGGTCGACCTGCACGAGGTCGGCGGAGCTCACGCCGACGAGATGGTGATCGCCTGGCTTCCCCGCCAGCACCTGCTCTTCACCGCCGATCTGTTCGGGATCTTTCCCGAACCCGGCGGACCGGGTGGCTCCTACGAGGCGGAGCGCGCGCTCGCGCGGTACGTGCTGGGCCAGGGTTGGAAGGTCGAGACTGTGGTCAGTGGTCATGCCGCGATCGTCCCTGGCTCGGTGCTCGGGGCAACGTTGACGCAGGGCTCCGACACCGGAAGGGCACGCCAGATGGGTGTGCCCGCATGTCCCCCCGGTCAACGGTTCTGA
- a CDS encoding serine hydrolase domain-containing protein, producing the protein MIAGFEVPAQVTSDSVLVRLPDGLGDFRGARHTRPDRVEGFWVQPAGLVAGVPYATPVALHRSGMGSWQGRIVPAEDRYALYLSVRSDSSGRTVATFRNPERNSRGGAPEFQVVRTGDLVRFSDSASGTSAIVATYDSAGPRLTLSWPPLGAVLTLTPRSRENSVGLFPRTPAPSGYQYRVPLDQGDGWTVGRAGTAGFDESVLTRFVSQVISTDPLARAAPLIHSVLIARQGKLVLEEYFFGYDRTRTHDLRSASKTFTSIMLGAAMQHGVSLGPESRVYRLFHRYDRFSRPDPRKQQITLGHLLTHTSGLACDDSDPGSPGNEGTMQTQTEQPDWIKYTLDLGMAHDPGAAYAYCSGGMNLVGGTVAVASGLWLPELFERWIARPLDIMDYHVNLTPTGEAYSGGGVQMRPRDFLKFGQLFLDHGLWRGQRIVPDQWVRQSTTRQVRASPDNDDGFGWHLFHLQVGTRQYREYEANGNGGQLLIVVPELDLAVVFTAGNYNNYGVWRKFRDELVPEVIIPAIRRR; encoded by the coding sequence ATGATCGCGGGCTTCGAGGTGCCTGCCCAGGTCACCAGCGATTCGGTCCTGGTGCGGCTGCCGGACGGACTCGGCGACTTCCGTGGCGCGCGGCACACCCGCCCGGATCGAGTCGAGGGGTTCTGGGTCCAACCTGCCGGGCTGGTGGCAGGTGTGCCGTACGCGACGCCCGTGGCTTTGCACCGTAGCGGAATGGGCTCCTGGCAGGGTCGCATCGTTCCCGCCGAGGATCGCTATGCCCTCTACCTCTCCGTGCGATCCGACTCGAGCGGTCGCACCGTCGCGACCTTCCGGAATCCTGAGCGAAACTCGCGAGGCGGAGCCCCGGAGTTTCAGGTGGTTCGTACCGGCGACCTCGTCCGCTTCAGCGACTCTGCGTCTGGCACCAGCGCCATTGTCGCCACCTATGACTCGGCCGGGCCGCGCCTGACCCTGTCGTGGCCGCCCCTTGGTGCCGTGCTCACGCTGACCCCGCGGTCGCGCGAGAACTCCGTCGGCCTGTTCCCTCGAACTCCAGCGCCGTCCGGGTACCAGTATCGCGTACCCCTCGATCAGGGGGACGGATGGACCGTCGGCCGCGCCGGCACGGCCGGATTCGACGAGAGCGTGCTCACGCGTTTCGTCTCGCAGGTCATCAGCACCGACCCGCTCGCGCGAGCGGCCCCGCTGATCCATTCCGTCTTGATCGCCCGGCAGGGAAAGCTGGTGCTCGAGGAATACTTCTTCGGCTACGACCGCACGCGCACCCACGACCTGCGATCGGCTTCGAAGACGTTCACCTCGATCATGCTCGGGGCGGCGATGCAGCACGGAGTGTCCCTCGGACCCGAGAGCCGGGTGTATCGGCTCTTTCACCGGTACGATCGATTCTCCAGGCCGGATCCACGAAAGCAGCAGATTACCCTCGGTCACCTGCTCACTCACACCTCAGGGCTCGCCTGCGACGATTCGGACCCGGGCTCACCGGGCAACGAAGGCACGATGCAGACGCAGACGGAGCAGCCCGATTGGATCAAGTACACTCTGGATCTTGGCATGGCGCACGATCCCGGGGCCGCCTACGCCTATTGCTCCGGCGGAATGAACCTGGTGGGCGGAACGGTGGCCGTGGCCAGCGGACTCTGGCTGCCGGAGCTGTTCGAGCGGTGGATCGCCCGGCCTCTCGACATCATGGATTACCATGTCAACCTGACACCCACTGGTGAGGCATACTCGGGTGGGGGAGTCCAGATGCGTCCCCGCGACTTTCTCAAGTTCGGACAACTGTTTCTCGATCATGGACTCTGGCGGGGGCAACGGATCGTGCCGGACCAGTGGGTGCGCCAGTCCACGACGCGACAGGTGAGGGCGAGCCCGGACAACGATGACGGATTCGGCTGGCACCTGTTCCACCTGCAGGTAGGTACCCGCCAGTATCGTGAGTACGAGGCGAACGGTAACGGCGGCCAGCTCCTGATCGTCGTCCCCGAGCTCGACCTCGCGGTCGTCTTCACGGCCGGGAACTACAACAACTACGGCGTCTGGCGAAAGTTTCGCGATGAGCTCGTCCCCGAAGTGATCATCCCGGCGATTCGGCGCCGCTGA